The nucleotide window TAGCGTCTCGCCGGATCTTGCCGATGGGCGAGCCTGGGGCGAGACGAGGTGGGCTCAGGCATACATGGGGCGCAACGGCGGCGCTGCAAGGGCCACGTGTCGCAGCGGCGGCGAACACCCAGGCGAGCGCACGCCGGAAATCGGCCAATCGTGCCGCAAATAGCCCTGAAAGCGGCGCGGAGAATGGCAAATCCGCGGAAATCGGGCTTGAGGATTCGTTACAATAGCGAGTTCCGTGGCCGGTGCAGCATGTGGCCCAACCGATCTTCCTTCACTTTTGCCGAACGATCATGTCCCTCTTTTCCGCTGTCGAACTCGCCCCCCGCGACCCGATCCTGGGTCTGAACGAAGCCTATAACGCCGACGCGCGCGCGACCAAGGTGAACCTCGGCGTGGGCGTGTACACCAACGAAGAAGGCAAGATTCCGCTGCTGCGCGCGGTGCGCGAAGCAGAAAAGGCTCGCGTGGAAGCCGGTCTGCCGCGCGGCTATCTGCCGATCGAAGGTCTCGGCGCGTATGACGCCGCCGTGCAAAAGCTGCTGCTCGGCGACGACTCGCCGCTGATCGCCGCGGGCCGCGTCGTCACGGCGCAGGCGCTGGGCGGCACGGGGGCGCTGAAGATCGGCGCCGACTTCCTCAAGCGCGTGAACCCGAGCGCCAAGGTCGCGATCAGCGACCCGAGCTGGGAAAACCACCGCGCGCTCTTCGAAAGCGCGGGTTTCGAAGTTCTCGCGTATCCGTACTACGACGCGCAGACCAACGGCGTGAACTTCGAAGGCATGCTGAGCGCACTGAACGGCTACGCCGCCGGCACCGTCATCGTGCTGCACGCATGCTGCCACAACCCGACCGGCGTGGATCTCACGATCGACCAGTGGAAGCAGATCATCGAAGTCGTGAAGGCGCGCAACCTCGTGCCGTTCCTCGACATCGCATATCAGGGCTTCGGTGACGGCATCGCGGAAGACGGCGAAGTCGTGCGCCTCTTCGCTGCTTCGGAACTCAACGTGTTCGTTTCGTCGTCGTTCTCGAAGTCGTTCTCGCTGTATGGCGAGCGCGTGGGCGCGCTGTCGATCCTCACGAGCAGCAAGGAAGAATCGTCGCGCGTGCTCTCGCAACTCAAGCGCGTGATCCGCACGAACTACTCGAACCCGCCGACGCACGGCGGCTCGGTGGTCGCAGCCGTGCTCGGCTCAGCCGACCTCCGCGCCATGTGGGAAGCGGAACTCGGCGAAATGCGCAACCGCATCCGCGCGATGCGCACGGGCCTCGTCGAGCGCCTCACGGCTGCCGGCGTCGACCGCGACTTCAACTTCATCAACGTGCAGCGCGGCATGTTCTCGTACTCGGGCCTGACGGCGGTGCAAGTCGACCGCCTGCGCGAAGAGTTCGGCATCTACGCCGTGAGCACGGGCCGCATCTGCGTGGCCGCGCTGAACACGCGCAACCTCGACGCCGTGGCGAGCGCCGTCGCACAAGTGCTGAAGTAAATTCGTTTGCCAGCGCGCCGCTACAACGCGGCGCGCCGACGCGAAAAAAAGGCGTCCGTTCGAAAGAACGGACGCCTTTTTACATGGCAAACGCAGCGGAAGACTCAGGCGCCGTGGCCGCGCATGTCGCGATGGATATCGTGCGTGACGAAACCCGAGTCGTTGTCGGGCTTGTCGAGCCAGCCCGGCTGCGCGAGCGAGGCGCGGATATCCTGCAAACCGCTTGCCCAATGCTCGTGCATCGTCGAGAGGCCGAACTGGTAGTCCTTGAAGTGCCCCTCGTATTCCTTCTGCCGGTAGATGAGGTGGATCACGTTGTACTTCTTCGAACACGAAAGCTCGTCCGCCAGCGCGACCCACGGATCATTGCGATGCTCGGGCGCGACGCGATCGAGCACCTCGCGCAACACATGCCGGTAACGCTGCGAGCGTTGCAGGATATCGGTCACGAGGCGCGTGCGGCTCGAATACTGAATGTCCTTCACGCGGCCCTGCACGTCGATGAGGTTGTCGGGCACCGGCCCGCGCGCGCTCCAGAGATCGACCTGGAACGCGAGCGTGTCGCGCCGCGGCGTGGTCTGAATCACCTCGTAGAGCGGCGTGTTCGACATCAGGCCGCCGTCCCAGTAGTACTCGCCGTCGATCTCCACCGCCGCGAAGCCCGGCGGCAGTGCACCCGAGGCGATGAAATGCTCGGGGCGCAGCTTCGTGGTCTTGTTGTCGAAGTAGACGAAGTTGCCGCTGCCCACGTTGACCGCACCCACTGACACGCGCGTTTCGCCCGAGTTGATGCGCTCGAAGTCGCACAGGCGTTCCAGCGTCGCCTTGAGTGGCTTCGTGTCGTAGTAGCTGGCCGTTTCGGGCGAACCGGATCCATTGGGCAGCGGCGGCGGAAAGCGCGGCACGAAAAATCCCTTCTGCCCTTCCACGATCGCGCCTGCCGCCTGCATGGCCGTGAACGTCTTGCGCAAGGCGGCATTCGAATTGAACAGCGCATGCTCGACGAAGGGCGGCAACGGGAAGCTGAAGGCCGGCTGGCAGATCGTCTGCCAGAACTCGCGCAGACGCGCCACGCGATGTTCAGGCGCATTGCCCGCGATGATGGCGGTATTGAGCGCGCCGATTGAAATACCCGCGATCCAGTTGGGCGCAATGCCGGCCTCGACGAGCCCTTCGTACACGCCCGCCTGATACGCACCGAGGGCGCCGCCGCCCTGCAGCGTGAGCGCGACGGTTTCCCACTCTTTGGCCTGCGGGCCGCACTGCGAAACATGCGGCTGCGGCGCGTGGCCGACTTGCGCGCCGCCATGTGCACCGGTATGTGCGCCGACCTCGTCGTCGACCGCGCTCGACTGGACCTGCCCCTTCTTGCGTTGCGCCATTGCTGCGCCTCCTGCGCTCGATGTCCGCGTTATTGCATGAACCAGCCGTGGCTCACCACAAAAGACTGGCCGGTGAACGCAGCGCTCGGGAACGCCGAGAGGAACAGCACGGTTTGCGCGACGTCCTCGACGGTCGTGAAAATGCCGTCCACCGTGCCGCCGAGCATCACGCGCTTGACCACTTCTTCTTCGGAGATGCCGAGTTCCTTCGCCTGCTCCGGAATCTGCTTTTCCACGAGCGGCGTGCGCACGAAGCCCGGACACACCACGTGCGAGCGCACGTTGTGCTTGCCGCCTTCCTTGGCGAGCACACGCGCGAGACCGAGCAGCGCGTGCTTGGCCGCAACATAGGCCGACTTCAGCGGCGACGCTTCGTGCGAATGCACCGAACCCATGTAGATCACCACGCCGCCGCGGTCGTCCTTGTACATGTGCTTGAGCACCGCCTTGGTCGTGAGGAACGCGCCGTCCACGTGGATGGCCTGCATCTTCTTCCAGTCGGAGAACGCGTAATTCTCGATAGGGTTCACGATCTGGATGCCGGCGTTCGAGATGAGGATGTCCACCGGGCCGAGTTCGGCCGCGACGCGGTCGATGCCCTGATTCACGGCGTCTTCATTGGTGACGTCCATGGCGACGCCGATGGCCTTGCCGCCTGCGCCCTTGATCTCTTCGGCCACGGCGTCCGCGCCGCTCTGGTTCAGGTCGGCGATGGCGACCGCAGCGCCTGCCTGCGCGAGCGTGAGCGCGATCTGCTTGCCAATGCCGCTGGCCGCGCCGGTAACAACTGCGACCTTGCCATCGAGTTTCGTGTTCAGTGAGAGAGACGACATCGGGCACCTCCAGGTGAGTGAACAGGACAGGATGAAACCTCGGAGCGCGCGCCGTCAAACCTGACGAATGGCTTATGCCATCCGGCCGGATGTTGCGTCGCGGCCAACCAGGCTATTGTGCATGAACCCGTCTCGTCGAAGCATCGAGCAAGACAAGCAAAAGAGATTTTCGCCGCAGTGCAAAGCGCAGTGCGGCATGGCAGCCACCGCAAGGCCGTTCAGCAACAATGGCCAAGTCGTGCTAGCTTTATCGGCTCACAAGGAGGCGTTAATGAACTATCGGCGACTGGGCCGCTCAGGCCTGCAGGTAAGCGAACTGTCCATCGGCTCGTGGGTCACCTATGGCAACCAGGTCGACGCAAAGCTCGCGCGCGAATCGCTCGCGGCGGCGCGCGACGCGGGCATCAACTTCTTCGACAACGCCGAGGCCTACGCCGGCGGCAAGTCGGAAGAACTCATGGGCCAGGCGCTCAAGGAACTCGCGTGGCCGCGTGTGAGCTACGTGGTCTCGACCAAGTTCTACTGGGGCTTGACCGAAGCGCCCAACCAGTACCACACGCTCAACCGCAAGTACCTCATGGACGCCATCGACGGCTCGCTCAAGCGACTGCAGCTCGATTACGTCGATCTCGTATTCTGCCACCGCCCCGACCCGAACACGCCGGTCGAGGAAACCGTCTGGGCGATGAGCGACATGATCTCGCGCGGCAAGGCGCTCTACTGGGGCACCTCGGAGTGGAGCGCCGACGAAATCCGCGCCGCGTGGGAAATTGCGGAGCGCCATCACCTGCACAAACCGGTCATGGAGCAGCCGCAATACAACCTGTTCCACCGCACGCGCGTCGAAGACGAATACCGTCGGCTCTACGAGGACATTGGCCTTGGCCTCACCACCTGGAGCCCGCTCGCCTCCGGCCTGCTCACTGGCAAGTACCGCGGCGGCGTGCCGTCGGGCAGCCGTGCGGAACTGCAGGGCTACGACTGGTTGCGCAAGAATGTCACCGATCCTGACAAGAACGAGATCGTCGGCAAGCTCGCCGAATTCGCGAAACAACTCGACTGTTCGGTGGGGCAACTGGCGCTTGCGTGGATCCTGAAGAATCCGCGCGTGAGCACGGTCATCACCGGGGCCTCCCGTATCGAGCAGATCGGCGAAAACATGAAGGCGCGCGACGTGGCGGAGAAGATCACGCCGGACATCAAGGCACAGATCGAGGCGATCGTCGGCGACGCTTACGACTGACGCCTCGCGCATGTCCGGAACGCGCGCCACGCTCGCCACCGTGCGTCGGGCTCGCGCGTGAGCGCATCGCACGGTGGCGTACAATACGCGGCCTCGCTGCGCGCACCGCAACTTCGGTAGCGGCGCGGCGCATGGCGCAGGCGGCGCGGCAATTGCGCCGCCGCCGTCTTCCCCGTTCTCACCGGACCTCGTGTCCCGTCCATCATGCTGAGCTACCGTCACGCCTTCCACGCCGGCAATCATGCCGATGTCCTGAAACACGCCGTCGTCGTGCAACTGCTGCATTACCTCAGCAAGAAGGACAAGGCGTACTGGTACATCGACACCCACGCGGGCGCCGGCGCCTATGCCTTGCGCGAAGGCTACGCCACGAAGAACGCCGAGTTCGACACGGGCATCGGCAAGCTGTGGGGCCGCAACGACCTGCCTGCGGCGCTCTCGGACTACGTGGACGAAGTGGCGGCGCTGAACCCCGACGGCGACTTGCGCTTCTACCCAGGCTCCCCCTATCTCGCGTGGCGTCTCATGCGCGAGCAGGACCGCATGCGGCTCTTTGAATTGCATAGCACGGAAATCGACGTGCTGCGCCACCGCTTCCACGACGCGGGGCGCCGCGTGATGATCT belongs to Paraburkholderia flagellata and includes:
- a CDS encoding amino acid aminotransferase, encoding MSLFSAVELAPRDPILGLNEAYNADARATKVNLGVGVYTNEEGKIPLLRAVREAEKARVEAGLPRGYLPIEGLGAYDAAVQKLLLGDDSPLIAAGRVVTAQALGGTGALKIGADFLKRVNPSAKVAISDPSWENHRALFESAGFEVLAYPYYDAQTNGVNFEGMLSALNGYAAGTVIVLHACCHNPTGVDLTIDQWKQIIEVVKARNLVPFLDIAYQGFGDGIAEDGEVVRLFAASELNVFVSSSFSKSFSLYGERVGALSILTSSKEESSRVLSQLKRVIRTNYSNPPTHGGSVVAAVLGSADLRAMWEAELGEMRNRIRAMRTGLVERLTAAGVDRDFNFINVQRGMFSYSGLTAVQVDRLREEFGIYAVSTGRICVAALNTRNLDAVASAVAQVLK
- a CDS encoding DUF3734 domain-containing protein yields the protein MAQRKKGQVQSSAVDDEVGAHTGAHGGAQVGHAPQPHVSQCGPQAKEWETVALTLQGGGALGAYQAGVYEGLVEAGIAPNWIAGISIGALNTAIIAGNAPEHRVARLREFWQTICQPAFSFPLPPFVEHALFNSNAALRKTFTAMQAAGAIVEGQKGFFVPRFPPPLPNGSGSPETASYYDTKPLKATLERLCDFERINSGETRVSVGAVNVGSGNFVYFDNKTTKLRPEHFIASGALPPGFAAVEIDGEYYWDGGLMSNTPLYEVIQTTPRRDTLAFQVDLWSARGPVPDNLIDVQGRVKDIQYSSRTRLVTDILQRSQRYRHVLREVLDRVAPEHRNDPWVALADELSCSKKYNVIHLIYRQKEYEGHFKDYQFGLSTMHEHWASGLQDIRASLAQPGWLDKPDNDSGFVTHDIHRDMRGHGA
- a CDS encoding 3-hydroxybutyrate dehydrogenase, giving the protein MSSLSLNTKLDGKVAVVTGAASGIGKQIALTLAQAGAAVAIADLNQSGADAVAEEIKGAGGKAIGVAMDVTNEDAVNQGIDRVAAELGPVDILISNAGIQIVNPIENYAFSDWKKMQAIHVDGAFLTTKAVLKHMYKDDRGGVVIYMGSVHSHEASPLKSAYVAAKHALLGLARVLAKEGGKHNVRSHVVCPGFVRTPLVEKQIPEQAKELGISEEEVVKRVMLGGTVDGIFTTVEDVAQTVLFLSAFPSAAFTGQSFVVSHGWFMQ
- a CDS encoding potassium channel beta subunit family protein — its product is MNYRRLGRSGLQVSELSIGSWVTYGNQVDAKLARESLAAARDAGINFFDNAEAYAGGKSEELMGQALKELAWPRVSYVVSTKFYWGLTEAPNQYHTLNRKYLMDAIDGSLKRLQLDYVDLVFCHRPDPNTPVEETVWAMSDMISRGKALYWGTSEWSADEIRAAWEIAERHHLHKPVMEQPQYNLFHRTRVEDEYRRLYEDIGLGLTTWSPLASGLLTGKYRGGVPSGSRAELQGYDWLRKNVTDPDKNEIVGKLAEFAKQLDCSVGQLALAWILKNPRVSTVITGASRIEQIGENMKARDVAEKITPDIKAQIEAIVGDAYD